From Roseburia hominis, the proteins below share one genomic window:
- the frr gene encoding ribosome recycling factor gives MNEKLEIYQEKMQKTLKNLDGELAAIRAGRANPNILNKLTVDYYGSPTPIQQVANISVPEARMIQIQPWEKKMIKEIEKAINMSDIGINPNNDGSSIRLIFPELTEERRKQLVKDVKKKGEAAKVAVRNIRRDGNDALKKMKGKEISEDEIKNMEEELQKITDKFIKEVDKSVEAKSKEVMTV, from the coding sequence ATGAACGAAAAATTAGAGATTTATCAGGAAAAGATGCAGAAGACGCTGAAGAATCTGGACGGGGAACTGGCGGCTATTCGTGCAGGACGTGCGAATCCGAACATTTTGAATAAACTGACGGTGGATTATTATGGAAGCCCGACACCGATTCAGCAGGTGGCGAATATTTCCGTTCCGGAAGCACGTATGATTCAGATTCAGCCGTGGGAAAAGAAGATGATCAAAGAGATCGAGAAAGCAATCAATATGTCAGATATCGGAATCAATCCGAACAATGACGGCTCTTCGATCCGCCTCATTTTCCCGGAGCTTACGGAAGAGCGCAGAAAACAGCTTGTGAAGGATGTAAAGAAAAAAGGTGAGGCAGCTAAGGTTGCAGTCCGCAATATCCGCCGCGATGGAAACGACGCTTTGAAGAAGATGAAAGGCAAAGAGATTTCCGAGGACGAGATCAAGAACATGGAAGAAGAGTTGCAGAAGATCACTGATAAATTCATCAAAGAAGTGGACAAATCCGTAGAGGCAAAGTCAAAGGAAGTTATGACAGTATAA
- a CDS encoding isoprenyl transferase, whose amino-acid sequence MNVPQHIAIILDGNGRWAKAKGMPRNYGHAQGSKNVEKICETAYKMGVKYLTVYAFSTENWSRPKSEVDALMGLLRNYMKTCLKTAEKNRMKVRVIGDLTGLDDDIRSRILELEEASKNNDGLNFQIAINYGSRDEMTRAMRRMAADCVEGKFAPEEITEQRFETYLDTHGIPDPDLLIRTSGELRLSNYLLWQLAYSEFYFTEVTWPDFTKEELEKAIRQYNNRDRRYGGIKEEEGSV is encoded by the coding sequence ATGAACGTACCACAACATATTGCGATTATTTTAGATGGAAACGGACGTTGGGCCAAGGCAAAAGGTATGCCCCGGAATTATGGCCATGCGCAGGGCAGTAAGAATGTGGAAAAGATCTGCGAGACAGCCTACAAAATGGGAGTGAAATATCTGACGGTCTATGCTTTTTCGACGGAGAATTGGAGCCGGCCGAAAAGTGAGGTTGACGCCCTGATGGGGCTTCTCAGAAATTATATGAAGACGTGCCTGAAAACGGCGGAGAAGAATCGTATGAAGGTCCGGGTAATCGGGGACCTGACCGGACTTGACGACGATATCCGAAGCCGGATTCTGGAGCTGGAGGAGGCTTCGAAGAATAATGACGGTCTGAATTTTCAGATTGCCATTAATTATGGCAGCCGGGATGAGATGACACGGGCGATGAGACGGATGGCGGCGGATTGCGTGGAGGGAAAATTCGCTCCGGAAGAGATTACGGAGCAGAGGTTTGAGACCTATCTGGATACACATGGGATACCGGATCCGGATCTGTTGATCCGCACCAGCGGGGAGCTCAGGCTTTCCAATTATCTTCTGTGGCAGCTTGCCTATTCGGAATTCTATTTTACGGAAGTTACGTGGCCGGATTTTACAAAAGAAGAATTAGAAAAAGCTATTCGGCAATATAATAACAGAGACAGACGTTACGGTGGGATAAAGGAGGAAGAAGGCAGTGTTTAA
- a CDS encoding phosphatidate cytidylyltransferase — protein sequence MFKTRLLSGIMLVIIAFLSIYCGGDILFVLLLVTSLIGMTELYKVVKTEKTLLGGVGYLAALGYYLLLRFDRKEDIMMLVIAALVVIMAVYVFSFPKYKSEQVVMTFFGIFYVAVMLSYIYQTRLLTGGIFLVGLVFLSSWGCDTCAYCVGVLIGKHKMAPKLSPKKSVEGGVGGLAGAALLGALYALAVSKWGGVNAGALEYAVICLVGGMISMVGDLAASAIKRNHDIKDYGKLIPGHGGILDRFDSVIFTAPVIYYLAVILL from the coding sequence GTGTTTAAGACAAGATTGTTAAGTGGAATCATGCTGGTGATCATCGCGTTTCTGAGCATTTATTGCGGCGGGGACATTTTGTTTGTTCTGCTTTTGGTTACCAGTCTGATTGGTATGACGGAGCTTTATAAGGTAGTGAAGACGGAAAAGACGCTGCTTGGAGGCGTCGGCTATCTGGCGGCTCTGGGATATTATCTTTTGCTTCGTTTTGACAGGAAAGAAGATATCATGATGCTGGTGATCGCGGCACTGGTGGTGATCATGGCAGTTTATGTATTTTCATTCCCCAAATATAAATCAGAACAGGTTGTTATGACATTTTTTGGAATCTTTTATGTAGCGGTGATGTTGTCCTACATTTACCAGACGCGCCTGCTTACAGGCGGAATCTTCCTGGTAGGTCTGGTATTTTTAAGCTCCTGGGGCTGCGATACGTGTGCGTATTGTGTAGGCGTGCTGATCGGAAAGCATAAGATGGCGCCAAAGCTGAGCCCGAAAAAATCGGTGGAAGGCGGCGTAGGAGGCCTTGCGGGAGCGGCGCTTCTTGGGGCGCTCTATGCGCTTGCTGTCAGCAAGTGGGGCGGCGTGAACGCAGGGGCACTGGAATACGCGGTCATTTGCCTTGTAGGAGGTATGATTTCCATGGTGGGAGATCTGGCGGCTTCCGCGATTAAGAGAAACCATGACATCAAGGATTACGGGAAATTGATTCCGGGCCATGGCGGCATTCTGGACCGGTTTGACAGTGTGATCTTTACGGCGCCGGTGATTTACTATCTTGCGGTGATTTTGTTGTAG
- a CDS encoding 1-deoxy-D-xylulose-5-phosphate reductoisomerase translates to MKKIAILGSTGSIGTQTLEVVRENGDIEVVSLAAGGNIDLLEKQVREFRPKIAAMQSEEKAAELRSRVRDLDIKIVSGMEGLMEVAVIPDSEILVTAIVGMIGIRPTIAAIKEGKDIALANKETLVTAGHIIMPLARERGVRILPVDSEHSAIFQALQGSHGGELKKILLTASGGPFRGRRQEDLLDIRVEDALKHPNWTMGRKITIDSSTMVNKGLEVMEARWLFDVNIDDVQVVVQPQSVVHSMVEFVDGAVIAQLGTPDMKLPIQYALYYPNRRYLPGDRVDFWSIGHLDFEKPDMNTFYGLKLAYDAGRTGGTLPTVYNAANELAVSQFLNREIKYLEIVEIIEDCMGAHKVTESPTVEQILEAEAATYERILSRR, encoded by the coding sequence ATGAAGAAAATAGCGATTCTGGGTTCCACAGGATCCATCGGAACCCAAACTCTGGAAGTAGTGAGAGAAAACGGTGATATTGAGGTGGTGTCCCTTGCGGCAGGAGGAAATATCGATCTCCTTGAAAAGCAGGTCCGCGAGTTCAGGCCTAAGATCGCAGCGATGCAAAGTGAAGAAAAAGCAGCGGAGCTTAGGAGCAGAGTCCGGGATCTGGATATAAAGATCGTAAGTGGAATGGAAGGACTTATGGAAGTGGCCGTGATACCTGACAGTGAGATTCTAGTGACGGCTATCGTTGGTATGATCGGAATTCGCCCGACGATCGCGGCGATTAAAGAGGGGAAGGATATTGCCCTCGCAAATAAAGAGACTCTGGTGACGGCTGGACACATTATCATGCCTTTGGCAAGGGAAAGGGGAGTAAGGATCCTTCCGGTGGACAGCGAGCACAGCGCCATTTTTCAGGCTCTTCAGGGAAGCCATGGGGGAGAACTAAAGAAGATTCTTCTGACTGCTTCCGGCGGCCCTTTCCGGGGGAGAAGGCAGGAAGATCTGCTTGATATCAGGGTGGAGGATGCGCTGAAGCACCCGAACTGGACCATGGGACGGAAAATCACCATTGATTCTTCGACGATGGTCAATAAAGGCCTGGAGGTCATGGAGGCAAGGTGGCTGTTCGACGTAAACATAGATGATGTGCAGGTGGTGGTACAGCCTCAGAGTGTGGTTCATTCCATGGTAGAGTTTGTGGACGGGGCAGTGATTGCGCAGCTTGGCACGCCGGATATGAAGCTGCCGATTCAGTATGCGCTGTATTATCCGAACCGGAGATACCTGCCCGGAGACAGGGTGGATTTTTGGAGTATCGGGCATCTGGATTTTGAGAAGCCGGATATGAATACCTTTTATGGACTAAAGCTGGCGTATGATGCGGGGCGGACGGGGGGAACTCTGCCGACGGTCTATAATGCGGCCAATGAACTGGCGGTCAGCCAATTCCTGAACCGGGAGATCAAATATCTTGAGATCGTGGAGATTATCGAGGATTGTATGGGGGCACATAAGGTGACGGAAAGTCCTACGGTCGAGCAGATTCTGGAGGCGGAGGCTGCCACTTATGAACGAATTTTGAGCAGGAGGTAG
- the rseP gene encoding RIP metalloprotease RseP, which produces MGILLAILIFGFIVFFHELGHFLLARKNGIDVDEFWIGMGPTLIHKKVGNTDYCLKLFPIGGACMMGEDEMDDLTPGSFNSKSPWRRISVIAAGPVFNFILAFICAFVFICILGVDKPIVSAVSEGGPAAEAGLEAGDRIVKMNGKSIHIFRDISIYNQFHQGEDVEVTYERDGKKETVLVTPQVDETGYYLIGVTSSGYEKGSFFENVGYAAYELKYWIEVTIKSLGQLVTGKVGFDQLSGPVGVVDAVDTTYKASKSGGALLVFINMLRMAILLSANLGVMNLLPIPALDGGRLVFLILELIRGKRVPPEKEGYVHLAGMAVLLCLMVLVLFNDIKRIIM; this is translated from the coding sequence ATGGGAATTTTACTTGCAATTTTGATTTTTGGATTTATCGTGTTCTTTCATGAACTGGGACATTTTCTTCTTGCGAGAAAGAATGGAATTGATGTAGATGAGTTCTGGATTGGGATGGGTCCCACACTTATACACAAGAAGGTCGGGAATACGGACTACTGTCTGAAATTGTTTCCGATTGGCGGCGCGTGTATGATGGGCGAAGATGAGATGGATGATCTGACTCCGGGAAGTTTTAACAGTAAATCCCCGTGGAGACGGATTTCCGTCATCGCAGCAGGGCCTGTTTTCAATTTTATACTTGCCTTTATATGCGCATTCGTGTTTATCTGTATTTTGGGAGTGGATAAACCGATCGTCAGTGCGGTGAGCGAGGGCGGGCCGGCAGCCGAGGCAGGGCTCGAGGCGGGAGATCGGATCGTCAAGATGAATGGGAAGTCCATTCACATTTTCCGGGACATTTCCATCTATAATCAGTTCCATCAGGGTGAGGATGTGGAAGTTACTTATGAGAGGGATGGAAAAAAGGAGACCGTACTTGTCACACCGCAGGTTGATGAGACCGGGTATTATCTGATTGGTGTCACGAGCAGCGGATACGAGAAGGGCAGTTTTTTCGAAAATGTTGGTTATGCGGCTTATGAATTAAAATACTGGATAGAGGTTACGATTAAGAGTCTTGGTCAGCTTGTGACCGGTAAGGTGGGATTTGATCAGTTATCCGGGCCGGTCGGCGTGGTGGACGCGGTAGATACTACCTACAAAGCAAGTAAGTCCGGAGGGGCGCTTCTGGTCTTCATCAATATGCTGCGGATGGCAATCCTGCTCTCAGCCAATTTGGGAGTGATGAATCTGCTTCCCATTCCGGCTCTGGACGGAGGCCGCTTGGTATTTTTGATTCTGGAGTTGATTCGAGGGAAAAGAGTGCCGCCGGAGAAAGAAGGATATGTACATCTGGCCGGAATGGCTGTACTTTTGTGTTTGATGGTATTGGTACTATTTAATGATATCAAGAGGATTATAATGTAA
- the greA gene encoding transcription elongation factor GreA produces MREQLTKSDVKKIEEEIEYRKLVVRKEAIEAVKEARAHGDLSENFEYHAAKKDKNKNESRIRYLERILKTAIIVSDQSEEGVAGINNRITVYFPEDDEEETYKLVTSIRGNSLGGYISTESPLGKAIFGHREGDTVQVKVNDSYSYDVVIRKVEDTTDDEEDRIRSY; encoded by the coding sequence ATGCGGGAGCAATTAACGAAAAGTGATGTCAAAAAGATAGAGGAAGAGATTGAGTATCGGAAACTGGTGGTTCGCAAGGAGGCCATTGAGGCAGTCAAGGAAGCACGCGCCCATGGGGACTTAAGTGAGAACTTCGAGTATCATGCTGCGAAGAAGGATAAGAATAAGAATGAGAGTCGTATTCGGTATCTGGAGAGAATTCTGAAAACGGCGATCATCGTATCGGACCAGTCGGAAGAAGGCGTGGCGGGGATCAATAACAGGATCACTGTATATTTTCCGGAAGACGATGAGGAGGAAACCTATAAGCTGGTGACTTCTATTCGCGGAAATTCTCTGGGCGGGTACATTAGCACGGAATCGCCGCTCGGTAAAGCAATCTTCGGCCATCGAGAAGGGGATACGGTACAGGTGAAGGTAAACGACAGTTATTCCTATGATGTGGTCATTCGTAAGGTGGAAGATACGACGGACGATGAAGAGGACAGGATTCGGTCCTACTAA
- a CDS encoding sugar diacid recognition domain-containing protein produces MFISKIVAQAIVEEIGEEIHEHINMMDAQGVIIASTDPSRIGQIHKGARKIITEGLTELYISDEMETDTTKKGINLPLIVRGEIIGVVGITGEKNRVMGYGNIVRRMTEILVMDSIQKDVKRYDRRVRYRFIQEWIEKSNTSYSRNLIDRGHHLGIDIEKPYRAMVIYFPDYQQLSDTLEGQKLLEEMEVSIRHEMERSKVLYLRQPPKQVCLLSIRSDEEMRLAAEKLQKLIKEKYGKDIAVGIDSNRGDRRNIGQRCVEAEKAAAHAMLWGKYFYSYQDMNIELFLNEISEGTMTEYLEKLFIKIPVEKWADYIQLIEYYFAYEGSITKMAEALYMHKNTLQYKLKKLAEVTGKDIRQLSNAPIFYMALAFYRKLHLNRS; encoded by the coding sequence ATGTTTATATCAAAAATTGTCGCGCAGGCGATTGTGGAGGAAATCGGTGAGGAAATTCATGAGCACATCAATATGATGGACGCACAGGGGGTTATCATTGCGAGTACGGATCCGTCAAGAATCGGGCAGATACATAAGGGTGCAAGAAAAATTATTACGGAGGGTCTGACGGAATTATACATTTCAGATGAGATGGAAACGGACACTACAAAGAAGGGGATTAATCTCCCTTTAATTGTGCGTGGAGAAATCATAGGTGTTGTAGGAATTACCGGCGAGAAGAACCGGGTAATGGGATATGGAAATATTGTCCGGCGTATGACGGAAATTCTGGTGATGGACAGTATTCAAAAAGATGTAAAGCGGTACGACCGACGGGTACGCTACCGGTTCATTCAGGAATGGATTGAAAAATCGAACACATCATACAGTAGAAATTTAATTGACAGGGGACATCACCTGGGAATTGACATCGAAAAGCCGTACAGAGCAATGGTGATTTATTTCCCGGATTATCAGCAATTATCAGATACGCTGGAAGGGCAGAAACTGCTGGAGGAGATGGAGGTGTCCATTCGTCATGAGATGGAACGAAGTAAAGTATTATATTTGCGGCAGCCGCCCAAGCAGGTCTGTCTGCTGTCGATACGAAGTGACGAAGAGATGAGACTGGCGGCGGAAAAACTGCAGAAGCTGATTAAGGAAAAATATGGGAAAGATATTGCGGTTGGAATTGACAGCAACAGGGGCGACAGAAGGAATATCGGGCAAAGATGTGTGGAAGCAGAGAAAGCGGCGGCTCATGCTATGCTCTGGGGAAAGTATTTCTATTCCTATCAGGACATGAACATTGAACTTTTTCTTAATGAGATTTCAGAAGGAACGATGACAGAGTATCTGGAAAAGCTGTTCATAAAGATTCCGGTAGAAAAATGGGCGGATTATATACAGTTGATTGAATATTATTTTGCGTATGAAGGATCTATTACTAAGATGGCAGAAGCACTATATATGCATAAGAATACATTACAATATAAACTCAAAAAACTGGCAGAGGTTACGGGAAAGGATATACGTCAGTTATCCAATGCACCGATTTTTTATATGGCGCTCGCTTTTTACAGAAAATTACATCTTAACAGGTCATAA
- a CDS encoding GntP family permease, whose product MTGVPFLIVFILAIIVMIVLISKCKIHPFLSVLLVSLVLGLIGGIPFASTVDAEGNTIDGIATIIGSGFSSTFTSIGIVIIFGAMIGTFLEATGAALKLADMVVKLVGPKHPELAIELMGWVVSIPVFCDSGFVVLNPIRKALVKRTRTSSVAMTVCLSAGLYVSHVFIPPTPGPIAAANTLGIGNSLLLVMGMGVLVSIPALIGAWFYARYIGKKVKANDEADHNEVTQSYEELVAAFGKLPSGFMSLAPIIVPIILMALSNVSSIFGWSGGLAVACAFFGTPIIALAVGVILGIIVLVQADMGEKLYDLTNETLKTVGPILFVTAAGGVLGKIISSTSLVTFITDHADSLQSIGIFFPFLLAAILKSAQGSSTVAITTTAGIMAPLMGALGMDSTVMSVLCVMAIGAGAMTVSHANDSYFWVVTNFGEMTPEQGYKTQTAVTFVEGICSIIFIFILSLILH is encoded by the coding sequence ATGACAGGCGTACCATTTTTAATTGTATTCATTTTGGCTATTATAGTCATGATCGTGTTGATCAGTAAGTGCAAGATTCATCCATTCTTGTCAGTTTTGCTGGTTTCACTGGTGTTAGGGTTGATCGGAGGAATTCCATTCGCCTCTACAGTCGACGCAGAGGGAAACACGATCGATGGAATTGCAACAATCATCGGAAGCGGATTTTCATCTACTTTCACAAGTATTGGTATAGTCATTATTTTTGGCGCTATGATTGGAACATTTTTGGAGGCTACCGGGGCAGCATTAAAATTAGCTGATATGGTAGTGAAGCTGGTTGGACCGAAGCACCCGGAATTAGCGATTGAGTTGATGGGCTGGGTCGTTTCTATTCCTGTATTTTGCGATTCTGGTTTCGTGGTATTGAACCCGATTCGCAAAGCGTTGGTGAAAAGAACGAGAACGTCTTCTGTTGCGATGACGGTCTGCCTATCTGCAGGTCTGTATGTGTCTCATGTTTTTATTCCGCCGACACCAGGACCGATCGCAGCGGCGAACACGCTTGGCATAGGGAACAGTTTGCTTCTTGTGATGGGAATGGGCGTATTGGTTTCTATCCCTGCACTGATCGGCGCCTGGTTCTATGCCAGATATATCGGGAAAAAAGTAAAAGCGAACGATGAAGCAGATCATAACGAGGTGACGCAGAGCTACGAAGAGCTGGTTGCAGCCTTTGGGAAACTGCCTTCTGGCTTTATGTCACTGGCACCGATCATTGTTCCAATCATCCTGATGGCATTATCTAATGTTTCTTCGATTTTTGGCTGGTCCGGTGGGTTAGCTGTAGCATGTGCCTTCTTTGGAACTCCGATTATTGCGTTGGCAGTCGGTGTGATTCTGGGCATCATTGTACTGGTGCAGGCAGATATGGGAGAAAAATTGTATGATTTGACAAATGAGACGTTAAAGACAGTAGGACCTATTCTATTTGTTACAGCGGCAGGCGGCGTATTAGGTAAGATTATTTCTTCTACCAGTTTGGTTACCTTTATTACGGACCATGCGGATTCCCTTCAGTCGATTGGAATTTTCTTCCCGTTCCTGCTGGCGGCAATTCTGAAATCTGCCCAGGGTTCCTCAACAGTTGCGATTACAACGACGGCAGGTATCATGGCACCGCTTATGGGAGCACTGGGAATGGATTCAACAGTGATGTCTGTTCTCTGCGTTATGGCGATTGGCGCAGGAGCAATGACAGTGTCCCATGCTAACGATTCTTATTTCTGGGTAGTTACAAACTTTGGTGAGATGACTCCGGAGCAGGGATACAAGACGCAGACAGCGGTTACTTTCGTGGAAGGTATTTGTTCCATTATCTTCATATTTATCCTTTCACTGATTTTACATTAA
- a CDS encoding glycerate kinase encodes MSLRNDADQIIRESIRMVLPDEAVAKALAGKQFGPGRIFVVATGKAAWQMAKAAADILGERIDSGVVVTKYDHVKGDIHKMKCFEAGHPVPDENSFIGTQAALDLVEYLREEDTVLFLLSGGGSALFEKPLIPHEELADVTKQLLACGADIVEMNTIRKRLSAVKGGKFAKLCEPAKVYSIVLSDILGDPLDMIASGPAYPDSTTCDMALAIVEKYHLQLSNQAIALLNEETPKSLNNVETVITGSVRNLCKAAADACRELGYEPMVLTDQLSCEAREAGAFLAAIARSHQASKKSLAFLAGGETVVHLTGKGKGGRNQELALAAADGIAGLAGTAVFSVGSDGTDGPTDAAGGYSDGGTKEKLAGAGIDIYTVLQENDAYHALRQCGGLIMTGATGTNVNDVAVVLIRR; translated from the coding sequence ATGAGTCTAAGAAATGATGCAGATCAGATTATCAGGGAATCTATCCGTATGGTGTTGCCGGACGAGGCGGTGGCAAAGGCACTCGCAGGAAAGCAGTTTGGCCCGGGAAGAATTTTTGTGGTCGCAACAGGAAAAGCAGCATGGCAGATGGCAAAGGCGGCTGCGGATATTTTGGGAGAACGCATAGATTCCGGTGTGGTAGTAACGAAGTACGACCATGTAAAAGGCGATATTCATAAAATGAAATGTTTTGAGGCGGGACACCCGGTCCCGGATGAGAATTCCTTTATCGGAACCCAGGCAGCGCTGGATTTGGTGGAATATCTGCGGGAAGAAGATACGGTACTGTTTCTGTTGTCAGGTGGGGGAAGTGCATTGTTTGAAAAACCGTTGATTCCTCACGAGGAACTGGCAGACGTTACGAAACAGCTTCTGGCCTGCGGGGCAGACATCGTGGAAATGAATACCATACGCAAGCGGCTTTCTGCGGTAAAGGGAGGAAAATTCGCGAAGCTGTGTGAGCCTGCAAAGGTTTACAGTATCGTTCTCAGCGATATTTTAGGAGACCCGCTTGATATGATAGCTTCGGGACCGGCTTATCCGGATTCTACGACTTGTGACATGGCGCTTGCTATTGTTGAAAAATATCATTTGCAACTGAGCAATCAGGCAATCGCGTTGTTAAATGAAGAGACACCAAAAAGCCTGAATAATGTGGAGACGGTCATTACAGGAAGTGTGCGGAATCTCTGTAAAGCCGCTGCCGACGCTTGCAGGGAATTGGGGTATGAACCGATGGTGCTGACGGATCAGCTATCTTGTGAGGCCAGAGAAGCAGGTGCATTTTTGGCGGCGATCGCCAGGAGCCACCAGGCAAGTAAGAAGAGTCTGGCATTTTTGGCAGGCGGTGAGACGGTCGTGCATTTGACCGGAAAAGGAAAAGGCGGACGGAATCAGGAACTGGCACTGGCGGCGGCAGACGGAATCGCAGGCCTTGCGGGCACAGCAGTATTCAGTGTTGGAAGTGACGGAACCGATGGACCGACGGACGCAGCCGGCGGGTACAGCGACGGCGGGACGAAAGAGAAACTTGCCGGGGCAGGAATCGATATCTATACGGTGCTGCAGGAGAATGACGCGTACCACGCGCTAAGACAGTGTGGCGGACTTATTATGACCGGAGCTACGGGGACAAATGTCAACGACGTGGCGGTGGTACTGATTCGTAGATAA
- a CDS encoding IS110 family transposase, producing the protein MALKIVYQICCGIDVHKTFVVACIASTNKQGVTTYKRHRFSTFTQGLKELLQWLLDNHCKDVCMESTGKYWIPVYNVLEKSCTIVLAHPKYVKAIRGKKTDKKDAKWIADLFKHDLVAGSFIPSADIRQLRDLMRYRFKLTCFMSSEKNRFQNCLTVSNIQLASVVSDTFGKSSQRILDKILENPEDTSFDIGPLIHGSMKKKLPELELAIDGFITPEQAGKLKIIKKHFEDLESRKAELEELILALASPYQQELDLILTAPSFKNKFTAIGIISEIGVNMEAFPSAKHLCSWAGLTPTNNESAGKKKSVRVSKAGCYIKPLLVQCANSVVKSEKHPEIRNRYLRLRKRRGHKKAIIAIARMLLTALYNMLKNKEPYNAQLYRKSDVLPVNREITIEQAILMAQFHGYKIKSVAE; encoded by the coding sequence ATGGCTTTAAAAATTGTGTATCAAATTTGTTGTGGTATCGATGTTCACAAGACTTTTGTTGTTGCCTGTATCGCTTCCACTAACAAACAAGGTGTTACCACCTACAAGCGCCATCGTTTCTCAACCTTCACACAAGGGTTGAAGGAATTGTTACAGTGGCTGCTTGACAATCATTGTAAGGATGTCTGCATGGAATCTACTGGCAAATACTGGATTCCAGTTTACAATGTGCTCGAAAAAAGCTGTACAATTGTACTTGCTCATCCCAAATATGTTAAGGCTATCCGTGGTAAAAAAACTGACAAGAAAGACGCAAAATGGATTGCTGACCTCTTCAAGCATGATCTTGTTGCCGGTAGCTTCATTCCCTCTGCTGATATCAGACAACTTCGTGACCTGATGCGCTATCGTTTCAAACTGACCTGCTTTATGTCCAGTGAGAAGAACCGTTTTCAAAACTGTCTCACGGTCTCCAACATTCAGTTGGCTTCCGTTGTCTCGGACACTTTTGGTAAAAGTTCACAACGAATTCTGGATAAGATTCTTGAAAATCCTGAAGATACTTCTTTTGATATTGGACCTTTAATTCATGGCTCCATGAAGAAAAAGCTTCCTGAACTGGAACTCGCCATTGATGGTTTTATCACACCGGAACAGGCTGGTAAATTAAAGATCATCAAAAAGCATTTTGAAGATTTGGAATCCCGGAAAGCAGAGCTAGAAGAACTGATTCTTGCGCTCGCCAGTCCCTATCAGCAAGAACTCGACCTAATCCTAACCGCTCCATCATTCAAAAATAAATTTACCGCTATCGGAATCATTTCTGAAATCGGCGTGAATATGGAGGCTTTTCCTTCGGCGAAACACTTATGCTCATGGGCTGGACTTACGCCGACCAACAATGAAAGTGCAGGGAAGAAAAAATCTGTCCGGGTTTCCAAAGCCGGATGCTATATCAAACCACTTTTGGTTCAATGTGCCAACTCTGTGGTTAAAAGTGAAAAGCACCCTGAAATCCGCAACCGCTATCTTCGTTTAAGAAAGCGCCGCGGCCACAAGAAAGCAATCATTGCAATAGCAAGAATGCTTCTAACAGCATTATACAACATGCTGAAAAATAAGGAACCCTATAATGCACAACTTTACCGAAAAAGTGATGTTCTTCCTGTCAATCGTGAAATTACAATTGAACAGGCAATTTTAATGGCTCAGTTTCATGGTTATAAAATCAAGTCAGTTGCTGAATAA